Genomic segment of Hydra vulgaris chromosome 08, alternate assembly HydraT2T_AEP:
aaaaaattgacaaataataattttcaatgtaaaactgttttcaaaagatatgatatttttgaaaagatatgGAATTCAAaagatatgaaattttttttactgagcCTTGTAACtctagaaatattaaaatatttgttgcaaatcaaaatatttcaatggaaaataaaaatatttgtaaacaagaTATTCGCTATAAAATGGGTTGGTTACCGCGTAAAACGACACTCgtgtttttcctttttcttcATGATATTAGAGATAATACTTTGGCATCAGAAAGGCATGAATAACTTTATTTGTATCATAATTgctttttagttaaactttcgataaaaaaatttggttcaatcttttttgtttatattttgtgtttACTCAATTAATGCAACAAAGTCACAATAAATGAGAATAgtgttataaaacatttgtgtttagtttttgtttaatgattttataaatgcCTTGTTTACTAAaagtatatagtttaaaaacggttgtttattttttagtgacaactttaaatttatatcaatttattaaattatatatcgaaaaataaaacagtagGTATTGCTACAAGCGGTCCGTATGCACGAGCAGCTTGGTTAGAAGGAATTCAGGAGATGGAacaagctataaaaaaaaatggatagaTGAGGGTATTAATGAAGTATTTCGGCCCAACACTTTAAATGTGAAGAATGCATTTATAATGTGTCACCTACTTAAAACAGATTGACTGAAATTTGAATTTGTAAAGATTAAAGTCTGTGGTTAGTACCTAACTTCATTTTTGCTTAAAACTCtacaattatttaaagttcAGAAAATCATAACTTAAGTTCGCTGTTGcaaaaatcaataactttaatagccttcaaatatttaaaaagtgtcAAGGTAAAATAATCTAATTGCTCTTTTTAAGGTTCAGAACAGTTTTGTGATCATTGTAGTGACTACACAACAACTGAAAAGCAAATATGCAAAATAAAGTCTCAAAAGAAAAGCAGTTAGCACATATTTTTACGTCAAGCTATAGGTacagataatatatatatatatatatatatatatatatatatatatatatatatatatatatatatacatatatatatatatataaacatatatatatatatataaacatatatatatatatatatacatatatatatatatatatatatatatatatatatatatatatatttaggtatatatatatatatgtatatatattaggtcaCTGCCACTAGTAAGATTTAATAAGAGTCACCctggaaaatgtttttatgctataaataaaaaattccaataaatataaagttaaaaaaattaatgaatatttAGGGATTTGAGTTCAAACTAATATTGAATCATCTGTTTTAGGGATGAGGGGCGCAAGgaattttgataaacaaaaagtCTCATAATTAGAATGTCGAAGTCataattaaaacactttaagctggaatttttgtttttacagtatttatgttttcattttacactatttctaatgtaatatttaataaatatgtatgtatatatatacatatatatatatatatatatatatatatatatatatatatatatatatatatatatatatataaaatatatatacacacacacttaAAGGGAAATgcctaaattaataaaaaaccttAGAACTCGTAATGAAAGCAAGAGGTATGCTTGTTTGCCATCAGAGCTTCCAATAAGTGATCTTTGAACCTACAGACAAGTGAttcaatatttatatcttatttgtaaaaatatgtatGAAGTAACAAGTATTAGTTCTCTAGAGATAATTTCAAAAGTGACAAATGAGTTGATCGGTCTGTGGAGTAGAGTAAATCCTAAGCTTCCTTTGATCCACCAGAAGTCAGTAGCCAAAAAAATTTCTAGACTTCTTAAGAGAGTTTTATCTGCTGAAGGAAAATgcaaaaatgcaaacaaaaacaagGAATATTTTGATAACAAATTTGAGCATTTGTTTGATTTGTCTTCTTGTGGTTGTGGACTTCCAGTAGTAGCTTGCAATAATAGGTTAGGAAAAttgttaatttcatttttatatgtaatactTGTTTTTAGCTTATGCAAAACTTTAtacaaataattgtttataacttgatatgatattttttaaagttaaatgctaaattaaaaagattgtattggttgattttatatagttttataattttaatgatatgtttttgttttcagtttttctgtaatgctttttttataaaaatgatattaaaattgttcttatagaatttaaatatttttataatgcatgcaatttttttatgcatagaTCTGTTAAGTGTAAGAATCTTTTGGATTGCAAAACAACACACTTTGCTTGTCTCTGTGAAAGCGGCAAAaaggtaaataattttgattttaaaaattagacttTTTTCAACTCTTTAATCTGTAATAACTCGGAAAGCTATGAGTCTGGTAGTAACAATCAAATACACGTCAGAGTGAAAAAATAGTGTACTTTTCTTCCATTTTCTCagcaaaatactttattttgttttattattaataataaaaaagcctAAGAAATGGTTTGAACTGTAATTTTCTAAAGTGTTTAggatattgtaaaatatatttgagattattttattgtatttattctattctaaagttaatttaacaagtttattattatactgAGTAAACGccttgttaaaaaagtttaaaattgttttagataCCACCATTggatagaaaatatttaaatgatcaaaaatctaaaattggAATAACAGAAAGATTTCAAATTGGTACAGTCGATAAAAAAATAGCTGCCagagaaaaaagaaagtaaGAGAGAAACTAACAAGCAGATAAAAAGATGTATTAAGTTGCCTGCTTCGGAAATTCAATGTGATTGGATACTAAGTTAGTAATGTGGTTTGCTATTAAGCGCTCCGGAAAATACAAAGATGCTTGTCAACTTCTGCACAAAACCATTTAATTAGTCAAGCTTCAAGACAGCAGGATTCAGAgcattgttttaagaacatACAAGGAAATTCATATTGTTGTTTGcaagaaaatttcctttactgCATGCTGCTGGATGAAAATCTGAATATAAGAAATCAAGCCCTCAACCAAATCCTTAAAATAAGAGCATTGAAAGAAGACATTACTTTTAAACCAAAGCTTAAGCTGAGATccataatgaaaataaattttgatgctGAGTCTTGGGATAATCGTATTTCTGTTGATGATATTCAGGTTGAGCCCCCAACAACTCTTTGCATAACGTCAGAAAAACTGTGAGAGGCTATTAAATCAAACCTAAAACTTTGTGTCAATTAACCTAAGAGGCATCTAAACAGGTTTATGGTTACGAAAAGAGACACAAATTCATTTTGACTAAAACCTAGTCCAAGAGAGAATAAAAGAAACGTAAGAGAGtgtgaacattttataaaatgaatgtCTAGTATATTAgttatactttttgtttatttgtttttttctttaactgctgaatgaaatatttattgtagtCAGTAATCTAAGTATAGTTCTATTGATATTAAAATCCTAATTACATAGACTTCCAGGGCCGGTTTTCTAGGGAGGGGAGCAGTTGGTGAAATGGATTCAAGCTCCACGATTTAGGTGTCCCCAAACGCTAATGAACtttctaataaaacttttttttttgtaattaatttaacaactattcaaaatgactaaaaatacgcaaaaaggtattgtaattattaaaaatttggatttatATCAGTTTTCTatagtttttctgttttttatttttgaaaccttttttttcaaccAACTGCAAAAAGTCAAGAAGCTTgttagtataaaattataattatatctgTGGGcccctaatattattattgcacCCGGACACCAGAAGTAGAAAACCGGGCTTTTAGATCGCTAAAAAATAGGCtataaaacatatcaaaatggCTGAAAAGTGTGATTATTAAATCCAATTTCCCAAagggaaaaaaactttaaaaaaagttaatattattgttttatatatatatatatatatatatatatatatatatatatatatatatatatatatatatatatatatatacataaaattaaattagaaaaaaaacaacttttaatggaacttaaagtttcatgcctatcagcaatcatcagccatgaagtacaaaattaaaaatataaaaaaccgtttaaaaattacaaactacgGTAGAATGACGTTATAGTACAAGAAGGCGTAATGGAAAACTAATCTCCGCTATCAAACAATGAAAcgagaaaattatttttgtgtgtaCATTTAGAGATTAATTCGCCTCTTATGTTTAGCagattgtttattttgtaaaataatactTCGAATTTCTCTGTTAAATAAAGCTGTCAAATTTTTTGACAGCTTTGTTTAACAGAGAAATTCTTAATCAAATGGAATATTAGTAAACGCTGTAAGTCATACAATCTTTGTTTAAGATTGTATGACTTACAGCGTTTAATAATATTCCAT
This window contains:
- the LOC136084183 gene encoding uncharacterized protein LOC136084183; amino-acid sequence: MYEVTSISSLEIISKVTNELIGLWSRVNPKLPLIHQKSVAKKISRLLKRVLSAEGKCKNANKNKEYFDNKFEHLFDLSSCGCGLPVVACNNRSVKCKNLLDCKTTHFACLCESGKKIPPLDRKYLNDQKSKIGITERFQIGTVDKKIAAREKRK